A region from the Sandaracinus amylolyticus genome encodes:
- a CDS encoding CFI-box-CTERM domain-containing protein, translating into MRRILLASLACLAALAPSVADAQPPRVVEIQYVPVQRAQIAMWVEDPDGNFLRTLGLTQATAYRGIGNRPGASQMNSGFRWPYGRREGVLPVWAHRRAAAEGAERFRRVIFQNRRSEGDASRSSADYSEDSYFCLSFRSGDEGIDAVSCASTFNSDKGRFVTEQDVTRGYFEPYELAPGETIERELDLWSLYPPRRDALRCTSAGCYDHPDVATFVDEARRVMPEIDAVTMATPPGETPQRMMVTWPAELPDGEYRLFVEVNTELDYNAEWGPDEYPTPLGPDNEPFGDEYWDWWAENNGFPYRGQPSVVYAVSFRVGGGADRQQTAEPEGYGSLSGIGDDAGEMHTMDGSISNDPESAPGSGADRLRLQEGTWRLRVTVTGPEVCEENVAPEEIGSLEITQYEERRDAHRYAQLAFEVPGDDLGIAEYQVRVATHAIASEEDFQRALPANAASLDSVALMVPTNRATGETVEVDFGGLAPETHYWVAMRAVDACNVAGPIVVAEYTTPPVQFTTVSPCFVATAAYGSPLAEEIGALRRFRDRHLRTNAIGRALVAAYEAVGPTLAGAIRDDEDARSVVRTLLSPIVALARWIDG; encoded by the coding sequence ATGCGCCGCATCTTGCTCGCTTCGCTCGCCTGCCTCGCTGCGCTCGCGCCGAGCGTGGCCGACGCACAGCCGCCGCGGGTCGTCGAGATCCAGTACGTCCCGGTGCAGCGCGCGCAGATCGCGATGTGGGTCGAAGATCCCGACGGGAACTTCCTGCGCACGCTCGGGCTGACCCAGGCGACCGCGTACCGCGGCATCGGCAATCGCCCCGGCGCGTCGCAGATGAACAGCGGCTTCCGCTGGCCGTACGGGCGGCGCGAGGGCGTGCTGCCGGTGTGGGCGCATCGTCGCGCGGCCGCGGAGGGCGCGGAGCGGTTCCGGCGCGTGATCTTCCAGAACCGTCGCAGCGAGGGCGACGCCTCGCGCAGCTCGGCGGACTACTCGGAGGACAGCTACTTCTGTCTCTCGTTCCGCAGCGGCGACGAGGGGATCGACGCGGTGTCGTGCGCGAGCACGTTCAACAGCGACAAGGGCCGCTTCGTCACCGAGCAGGACGTGACGCGCGGCTACTTCGAGCCGTACGAGCTCGCGCCGGGCGAGACGATCGAGCGCGAGCTCGACCTGTGGTCGCTCTATCCGCCGCGCCGCGACGCGCTGCGCTGCACGTCGGCCGGCTGTTACGACCACCCCGACGTCGCGACGTTCGTCGACGAGGCGCGCCGCGTGATGCCCGAGATCGACGCGGTCACGATGGCGACGCCGCCCGGCGAGACGCCGCAGCGGATGATGGTCACCTGGCCAGCCGAGCTGCCCGACGGCGAGTACCGGCTCTTCGTCGAGGTGAACACCGAGCTCGACTACAACGCGGAGTGGGGCCCGGACGAGTACCCGACGCCGCTCGGCCCCGACAACGAGCCGTTCGGCGACGAGTACTGGGACTGGTGGGCGGAGAACAACGGCTTCCCGTACCGCGGTCAGCCCTCGGTCGTGTACGCGGTGTCGTTCCGCGTCGGCGGAGGCGCGGATCGCCAGCAGACGGCGGAGCCCGAGGGCTACGGCTCGCTCAGCGGGATCGGCGACGACGCGGGCGAGATGCACACGATGGACGGGTCGATCAGCAACGACCCCGAGAGCGCGCCGGGGAGCGGCGCGGATCGTCTGCGGCTGCAGGAAGGCACGTGGCGCCTGCGCGTGACGGTGACCGGCCCCGAGGTGTGCGAAGAGAACGTCGCGCCCGAGGAGATCGGCTCGCTCGAGATCACGCAGTACGAGGAGCGGCGCGACGCGCATCGCTACGCGCAGCTCGCGTTCGAGGTGCCGGGGGACGACCTCGGGATCGCCGAGTACCAGGTGCGCGTCGCGACGCATGCGATCGCGAGCGAAGAGGACTTCCAGCGCGCGCTGCCGGCGAACGCGGCGAGCCTGGACAGCGTCGCGCTGATGGTCCCGACGAACCGCGCGACCGGTGAGACGGTCGAGGTCGACTTCGGCGGGCTCGCGCCGGAGACGCACTACTGGGTCGCGATGCGCGCGGTCGACGCGTGCAACGTCGCGGGGCCGATCGTGGTCGCGGAGTACACGACGCCGCCGGTGCAGTTCACGACGGTCTCGCCGTGCTTCGTCGCGACGGCGGCGTACGGGTCGCCGCTCGCCGAGGAGATCGGCGCGCTGCGTCGGTTCCGGGATCGTCACCTGCGCACGAACGCGATCGGGCGCGCGCTGGTCGCGGCATACGAGGCGGTGGGCCCGACGCTCGCCGGCGCGATCCGCGACGACGAGGACGCGCGCTCGGTGGTGCGCACGCTGCTGAGCCCGATCGTGGCGCTCGCGCGCTGGATCGACGGGTGA
- a CDS encoding cytochrome-c peroxidase, with the protein MGHRSALLLAVVLAVGCSHETRSLETFEPGPFAPDGGSPDGPRDPMLAFGQALFFDPELSGNRNISCGTCHVPFLTTAEGIPLSLGEGATELGQFRTRNDGAVIRRHALDLFHRVEMDVLFWDGRVERLPSGEVVGPVPTPPEVTRALELASIVPLLDRDEMLGQPGDVASDGRPNELAMISDEQPRVIWAAIVERLRQHPEYDTLFVRAFGLDPSQMSIGHVAIALSHFQEVLWGPRGETLDPLLEAETARGRALFEGDGGCTRCHSGDLFTDQRFHDIAVPQLGPELDLGRFEVTGVEPDRFAFRTPPLRNVGITPPYMHNGAFETLEDAVRHHIDPVRSLRSYTGAHLSPTLRATLRNDPATLDAIEANLDPATAPLRTLSEDEVRFIVTFLRSLSNPQEMTRHPEDALPVSVPSGLPVDRWNGTRHPFR; encoded by the coding sequence ATGGGACATCGCTCGGCGCTCCTGCTGGCCGTCGTGCTCGCCGTCGGATGCAGCCACGAGACGCGCAGCCTCGAGACCTTCGAGCCAGGGCCGTTCGCGCCCGACGGCGGCTCCCCCGACGGACCGCGCGACCCGATGCTGGCGTTCGGTCAGGCGCTGTTCTTCGACCCCGAGCTCAGCGGCAACCGCAACATCTCGTGCGGCACGTGCCACGTCCCGTTCCTCACGACGGCGGAGGGCATCCCGCTCTCGCTCGGCGAGGGCGCGACCGAGCTCGGCCAGTTCCGCACCCGCAACGACGGCGCGGTGATCCGGCGTCACGCGCTCGATCTCTTCCATCGCGTCGAGATGGACGTGCTCTTCTGGGACGGGCGCGTCGAGCGGCTACCGAGCGGCGAGGTCGTGGGCCCGGTGCCGACGCCGCCGGAGGTCACGCGCGCGCTCGAGCTCGCGTCGATCGTGCCGCTGCTCGATCGCGACGAGATGCTCGGCCAGCCCGGCGACGTGGCGAGCGACGGCCGCCCCAACGAGCTCGCGATGATCTCGGACGAACAGCCCCGGGTGATCTGGGCCGCGATCGTCGAGCGCCTGCGCCAGCACCCCGAGTACGACACGCTGTTCGTCCGCGCGTTCGGGCTCGACCCCTCGCAGATGAGCATCGGGCACGTCGCGATCGCGCTCTCGCACTTCCAGGAAGTGCTCTGGGGCCCGCGCGGCGAGACCCTCGATCCGCTGCTCGAGGCCGAGACCGCGCGCGGTCGCGCGCTCTTCGAGGGCGACGGCGGATGCACGCGGTGCCACTCGGGCGACCTCTTCACCGACCAGCGCTTCCACGACATCGCGGTGCCGCAGCTGGGGCCGGAGCTCGACCTCGGGCGCTTCGAGGTGACGGGCGTCGAGCCCGATCGGTTCGCGTTCCGTACCCCGCCGCTGCGCAACGTGGGGATCACGCCGCCCTACATGCACAACGGCGCGTTCGAGACGCTCGAGGACGCGGTGCGCCATCACATCGATCCGGTCCGGTCGCTCCGGTCCTACACCGGCGCCCATCTCTCGCCGACGCTCCGCGCGACGCTGCGCAACGACCCGGCGACCCTCGACGCGATCGAGGCGAACCTCGACCCCGCGACGGCGCCGCTGCGCACGCTGAGCGAGGACGAGGTCCGCTTCATCGTCACGTTCCTGCGATCCCTGTCGAACCCGCAGGAGATGACGCGCCACCCCGAGGATGCGCTCCCGGTGTCGGTGCCGAGCGGGCTGCCGGTCGATCGCTGGAACGGCACGCGCCATCCGTTCCGCTGA
- a CDS encoding M81 family metallopeptidase — protein sequence MPTKKPLRIAIARIAQETNALSPLRTTIDDFRAQHFLEGDDLLARCGVLGNEAPGFLPWAELSGAVRAMRKAGDVEPVPLFSAWAVPGGPLTKACFEELAGRLDDGLRRARDLDGVVLVLHGAMGVDGIDNPDARLTQLAKEASGGRVAVTLDLHANLSRTMAEASEIIVPYATNPHRDHGRTGGLAASILIRALRGEVDPRLAWRSLPMLLGGGAEIDLLAPMRAIFARARAMEKQRGVLSASVMMCHPWNDARDLGWSTLAITDGDPALAESLADELAEACWAVRDVRTPDFASAEQAVDDAKRATWARKLGVVVMSDASDVVSAGSSGDSTHLIRALLERGEGMVCYAAVRDPALVRAMDAKNVGDEVSVRFGGALDPARAGAPITCDAVVRSKRVDPGFGRRVALDLDAPAHVSRKDAGKVRLVVTEGPTLAIRPSFYEAMGLPMREADVVVVKNFFPFRLFFLPWARKTIYVRTRGLTDLDAAFVLEFDGPMHPRDRVDEWRSRDRRRRLGL from the coding sequence GTGCCCACCAAGAAGCCACTCCGCATCGCCATCGCGCGCATCGCGCAGGAGACGAACGCGCTCTCGCCGCTGCGCACCACGATCGACGACTTCCGCGCCCAGCACTTCCTCGAGGGCGACGATCTGCTCGCGCGCTGCGGCGTGCTCGGCAACGAGGCGCCGGGGTTCCTGCCGTGGGCCGAGCTGAGCGGCGCGGTGCGCGCGATGCGCAAGGCGGGCGACGTCGAGCCGGTGCCGCTCTTCAGCGCGTGGGCCGTGCCCGGTGGGCCGCTGACCAAGGCGTGCTTCGAGGAGCTCGCAGGACGCCTCGACGACGGGCTGCGGCGCGCGCGCGACCTCGACGGGGTCGTGCTCGTGCTGCACGGCGCGATGGGCGTCGACGGCATCGACAACCCCGACGCGCGCCTCACCCAGCTCGCGAAGGAAGCGAGCGGCGGGCGCGTCGCGGTCACGCTCGATCTGCACGCGAACCTCTCGCGCACGATGGCGGAGGCGAGCGAGATCATCGTGCCCTACGCGACGAACCCCCATCGCGATCACGGGCGCACCGGCGGGCTCGCCGCGTCGATCCTGATCCGCGCGCTGCGTGGCGAGGTCGATCCGCGCCTCGCGTGGCGCTCGCTGCCGATGCTGCTCGGAGGCGGCGCCGAGATCGATCTGCTCGCGCCGATGCGCGCGATCTTCGCGCGGGCACGCGCGATGGAGAAGCAGCGCGGCGTGCTCTCCGCGAGCGTGATGATGTGCCACCCGTGGAACGACGCGCGCGATCTCGGGTGGAGCACGCTCGCGATCACCGACGGCGATCCTGCGCTCGCCGAGTCGCTCGCCGACGAGCTCGCCGAGGCGTGCTGGGCGGTGCGCGACGTGCGCACGCCGGACTTCGCGAGCGCGGAGCAAGCAGTCGACGACGCGAAGCGCGCGACCTGGGCGCGCAAGCTCGGCGTGGTCGTGATGTCCGACGCGTCCGACGTGGTGAGCGCGGGCTCGAGCGGCGACTCGACCCACCTCATCCGCGCCCTGCTGGAGCGCGGCGAGGGTATGGTCTGCTACGCGGCGGTGCGCGACCCCGCGCTCGTGCGCGCGATGGACGCGAAGAACGTCGGCGACGAGGTCTCGGTGCGCTTCGGTGGCGCGCTCGATCCCGCGCGCGCCGGCGCGCCGATCACGTGCGACGCGGTGGTGCGCAGCAAGCGTGTCGACCCCGGGTTCGGCCGCCGTGTCGCGCTCGATCTCGACGCGCCCGCGCACGTCTCGCGCAAGGACGCCGGCAAGGTGCGGCTCGTCGTGACCGAGGGCCCGACGCTCGCGATCCGTCCGTCGTTCTACGAGGCGATGGGCCTTCCGATGCGCGAGGCCGACGTCGTCGTGGTGAAGAACTTCTTCCCGTTCCGCCTCTTCTTCCTGCCCTGGGCGCGCAAGACGATCTACGTGCGCACCCGCGGGCTCACCGATCTGGATGCGGCGTTCGTGCTCGAGTTCGACGGGCCGATGCATCCGCGCGATCGCGTCGACGAGTGGCGCTCTCGCGATCGCAGACGTCGCCTGGGGTTGTGA
- a CDS encoding pyridoxal phosphate-dependent decarboxylase family protein: MPLTIPSRGLGENEVLRALDELKRDDADYEQGRTFSLVYYAGPEHQRLIEKAYTKFAATNALNPMAFSSLRRMEAEVVRMTADMLHGGRDVVGTMTSGGTESILLSVKTARDRARALKPKIVKPNIVAPETIHVAFDKAAQYFGLEMRYARLDRDLRADVKDMASLVDASTVLIAASAPQYPHGVVDPIEEIGALAERKKIAFHVDACVGGFLLPWVERLGYPIPPWDFRVRGVTSISADVHKYGFASKGASTILYRDMDFLRHQFFVSTDWPGGIYASPSIPGTRSGGAIAAAWASLVAMGESGFLDHTRRAMSASRALIAGIEQIPELEVMGRPDATIVSWRSRKTSGLDVYTLADRLEDRDWNVDRQQNPPCIHCTVTSNHEGVVEEYLRDVREAVQFVKSHPELQSRGNAAMYGMMAKVPFRGMVKKSVLEVMEKMYGPDAARPDLDMLGGGEDESVVMKLVKSYGDRALGVLDRLNDVRDRFRLTKKRRTQ; this comes from the coding sequence ATGCCGCTCACGATCCCCTCGCGTGGCCTCGGCGAGAACGAAGTGCTCCGCGCGCTCGACGAGCTCAAGCGCGACGACGCCGACTACGAGCAGGGCCGCACCTTCAGCCTCGTCTACTACGCGGGCCCCGAGCACCAACGGCTCATCGAGAAGGCCTACACGAAGTTCGCCGCGACGAACGCGCTGAACCCGATGGCGTTCTCGTCGCTGCGCCGCATGGAGGCCGAGGTCGTGCGCATGACCGCGGACATGCTGCACGGCGGTCGCGACGTCGTCGGCACGATGACGAGCGGCGGGACCGAGTCGATCCTGCTCTCGGTGAAGACCGCGCGCGATCGCGCGCGCGCGCTCAAGCCGAAGATCGTGAAGCCCAACATCGTCGCGCCCGAGACGATCCACGTCGCGTTCGACAAGGCCGCGCAGTACTTCGGGCTCGAGATGCGCTACGCGCGGCTCGACCGCGATCTGCGCGCCGACGTGAAGGACATGGCGAGCCTCGTCGACGCGAGCACGGTGCTGATCGCGGCGAGCGCGCCGCAGTACCCGCACGGCGTGGTCGATCCGATCGAGGAGATCGGTGCGCTCGCGGAGCGCAAGAAGATCGCGTTCCACGTCGACGCGTGTGTCGGTGGGTTCCTGCTGCCGTGGGTCGAGCGCCTCGGGTATCCGATCCCGCCGTGGGACTTCCGCGTGCGCGGCGTGACGTCGATCAGCGCCGACGTGCACAAGTACGGCTTCGCCTCGAAGGGAGCGAGCACGATCCTCTATCGCGACATGGACTTCTTGCGGCACCAGTTCTTCGTCTCGACGGACTGGCCGGGCGGCATCTACGCGTCGCCGTCGATCCCGGGCACGCGCTCGGGCGGCGCGATCGCGGCGGCGTGGGCGTCGCTGGTCGCGATGGGCGAGAGCGGGTTCCTCGATCACACGCGCCGCGCGATGAGCGCGTCGCGCGCGCTGATCGCGGGCATCGAGCAGATCCCCGAGCTCGAGGTGATGGGCCGCCCCGACGCGACGATCGTGTCGTGGCGCAGCCGGAAGACCTCGGGGCTCGACGTGTACACGCTGGCGGATCGTCTCGAGGACCGCGACTGGAACGTCGATCGCCAGCAGAACCCGCCCTGCATCCACTGCACGGTCACCTCGAACCACGAGGGCGTCGTCGAGGAGTACCTGCGCGACGTGCGCGAGGCGGTGCAGTTCGTGAAGTCGCACCCCGAGCTGCAGTCGCGCGGGAACGCCGCGATGTACGGGATGATGGCGAAGGTGCCGTTCCGCGGGATGGTGAAGAAGAGCGTGCTCGAGGTGATGGAGAAGATGTACGGGCCCGACGCGGCGCGGCCCGACCTCGACATGCTGGGCGGTGGCGAGGACGAGAGCGTCGTGATGAAGCTCGTGAAGAGCTACGGCGATCGCGCGCTCGGCGTGCTCGATCGCCTGAACGACGTGCGCGATCGCTTCCGTCTCACGAAGAAGCGCCGTACCCAGTAG
- a CDS encoding CHAD domain-containing protein — MSPRAGVLPLLECIPEEGARRLAVRWIDEACAAGERVIAAHHEDAEALHDLRVALRKLRTVLRTYDAPLDGALSKKRRRKLKDLVAETGTARDTEVQLAWLEQVRGELEGGAHRGVAWLASRLVAKHDDAYGALRDDTVPALLALLPKLRRDLSRYDIEHVVGEARGAGRFADATAALLREQVEDLRDKLREVHTVEDEALAHEARKDGKRLRYLLEPLKEESIEDAKEIVRRLKGLQDLLGELNDVAVRATLLREEIAQAAVERAARLADEAESHASDGVTASSEGDEQLGLLALVRRTHDRREELFAQLKTEWIARDGALDALVGSVETLADGLGPKELPREIERKYLLSAVPDHARAFPCTQLDQGYVPGTELHERLRRTKKDGEEHFFRTVKLGRGLSRVEVEEETTREIFAKMWPLTKGKRVRKRRFAVPEGERTWEIDEFLDRDLVLAEIELPDERTEVTLPAWLAPHVVREVTDEPEFVNLRLAK, encoded by the coding sequence ATGTCGCCCCGCGCCGGCGTGCTCCCGCTGCTCGAGTGCATCCCCGAAGAGGGCGCGCGCCGGCTCGCCGTGCGCTGGATCGACGAGGCGTGCGCGGCCGGTGAGCGCGTGATCGCCGCGCATCACGAGGACGCCGAGGCGCTCCACGATCTGCGCGTCGCGCTGCGCAAGCTGCGCACCGTGCTGCGGACCTACGACGCGCCGCTCGACGGCGCGCTCTCGAAGAAGCGTCGCAGGAAGCTCAAGGACCTCGTGGCCGAGACCGGCACCGCGCGCGACACCGAGGTGCAGCTCGCGTGGCTCGAGCAGGTGCGCGGCGAGCTCGAGGGTGGCGCGCATCGAGGCGTCGCGTGGCTCGCGTCGCGGCTCGTCGCCAAACACGACGATGCGTATGGAGCGCTGCGCGACGACACCGTGCCCGCGCTGCTCGCGCTCTTGCCGAAGCTGCGCCGCGATCTCTCGCGCTACGACATCGAGCACGTGGTCGGCGAGGCGCGCGGCGCGGGTCGCTTCGCCGACGCGACGGCCGCGCTGCTGCGCGAGCAGGTCGAAGATCTGCGCGACAAGCTGCGCGAGGTGCACACCGTCGAGGACGAGGCGCTCGCGCACGAGGCGCGCAAGGACGGCAAGCGCCTCCGCTATCTCCTCGAGCCGCTCAAGGAAGAGTCGATCGAGGATGCGAAGGAGATCGTGCGGCGCCTCAAGGGCCTGCAAGATCTGCTCGGCGAGCTGAACGACGTCGCGGTGCGCGCGACGCTGCTGCGCGAGGAGATCGCGCAGGCTGCGGTCGAGCGCGCGGCGCGCCTGGCGGACGAGGCCGAGAGCCACGCGAGCGACGGCGTGACCGCGTCGAGCGAAGGCGACGAGCAGCTCGGCCTGCTCGCGCTGGTGCGCCGCACCCACGATCGCCGCGAGGAGCTGTTCGCGCAGCTGAAGACCGAGTGGATCGCGCGCGACGGAGCGCTCGACGCGCTGGTCGGCTCGGTCGAGACGCTCGCGGACGGGCTCGGACCGAAGGAGCTGCCGCGCGAGATCGAGCGCAAGTACCTGCTCTCCGCGGTGCCCGACCACGCGCGCGCGTTCCCGTGCACGCAGCTCGATCAGGGCTACGTGCCGGGCACCGAGCTCCACGAGCGGCTGCGCCGCACGAAGAAGGACGGCGAGGAGCACTTCTTCCGCACGGTGAAGCTCGGTCGTGGCCTCTCGCGCGTCGAGGTCGAGGAAGAGACCACGCGCGAGATCTTCGCGAAGATGTGGCCGCTCACGAAGGGCAAGCGGGTGCGCAAGCGCCGCTTCGCGGTGCCCGAGGGCGAGCGCACGTGGGAGATCGACGAGTTCCTCGATCGCGATCTGGTGCTCGCGGAGATCGAGCTGCCCGACGAGCGCACCGAGGTGACGTTGCCCGCGTGGCTCGCGCCCCACGTGGTGCGCGAGGTGACGGACGAGCCCGAATTCGTGAACCTGCGGCTCGCGAAGTGA
- a CDS encoding FecR domain-containing protein, translating into MWDRIDGARRTTPRTSPTRRLVIAGATLAAAAVALVVVAPRGAEDHEPVPLTIADTVPLAGSLAPGSVVRLSDASRIEVDDDARLDVLESSARTVALALREGRARFEVTPGGPRAWRIESGGVTVEVVGTVFTVARSGARVTVSVERGSVLVRGDDVPDHVQRLDAGDSIEVGPAPSAEPVREDAPVVVASETIAVEAPSPPAVERRPTPSREVDQDPVASLLASADAARRRGDHAGAARLLEQVVREHADDQRAALAAYSLARLRLDRTGEPRAAARDFARALELGLPDQLAEGARAGRAIALARTGDARAAEALAAYLEAYPDGRYRAEVLRWQSEL; encoded by the coding sequence CCACGCCGCGCACGAGCCCCACGCGGCGCTTGGTGATCGCGGGCGCGACGCTCGCGGCGGCGGCGGTCGCGCTGGTCGTGGTGGCGCCGCGCGGTGCCGAGGATCACGAGCCGGTGCCGCTGACGATCGCGGACACGGTGCCGCTCGCGGGCTCGCTCGCGCCGGGCAGCGTGGTGCGGCTCTCGGACGCGTCGCGCATCGAGGTCGACGACGACGCGCGGCTCGACGTGCTCGAGAGCTCGGCGCGCACGGTCGCGCTCGCGCTGCGCGAGGGGCGGGCGCGGTTCGAGGTCACGCCGGGCGGACCGCGGGCGTGGCGCATCGAGAGCGGCGGGGTGACGGTCGAGGTCGTCGGCACCGTGTTCACGGTCGCGCGCAGCGGCGCGCGGGTGACGGTGTCGGTCGAGCGCGGCTCGGTGCTGGTGCGGGGCGACGACGTGCCCGATCACGTGCAGCGCCTCGATGCCGGCGACTCGATCGAGGTCGGGCCCGCGCCGAGCGCCGAGCCGGTGCGCGAGGACGCGCCGGTCGTGGTCGCGAGCGAGACGATCGCGGTGGAAGCACCGTCGCCGCCCGCGGTCGAGCGGCGTCCGACGCCGTCGCGCGAGGTGGATCAGGATCCCGTCGCGTCGCTGCTGGCGAGCGCCGATGCCGCGCGTCGCCGCGGCGATCACGCCGGCGCGGCGCGGCTGCTCGAGCAGGTGGTGCGCGAGCACGCGGACGATCAGCGCGCGGCGCTCGCGGCGTACAGCCTCGCGCGGCTGCGGCTCGATCGCACGGGCGAGCCGCGCGCCGCGGCGCGCGACTTCGCGCGGGCGCTCGAGCTCGGTCTCCCCGATCAGCTCGCGGAGGGCGCGCGGGCGGGACGCGCGATCGCGCTGGCGAGGACCGGTGATGCGCGCGCCGCGGAGGCGCTCGCGGCGTACCTCGAGGCCTATCCCGATGGGCGTTATCGCGCCGAGGTGCTCCGATGGCAGAGCGAGCTCTGA
- a CDS encoding slipin family protein, translated as MRTIMLTDTQRGLLVRAGRVAGWLEPGQHTLWRATTDVRVLDLNRLAEPWTPELARVVPQGVAESIVVPERAIALVRADGLPAKVLVPGRYLLWQQRAQVTAEIVSTLPTFASGVPEAFVPLVPASLLRTIVVQPWERALLVIDGAAVRLLEPGRHLVWSEGRVVQALPVDLRERETQVVGQEVMTADKVTIRINLVAKTKVVDAQLACAATVDLSAALYTEAQLAARRFVAGHTVDQLLERREDARRVMRESLAERARTWGVEVLELDLKDVVLPGEMKSILNQVIEAEKRAAANVVLRREETAATRSLANTAKLLEQNPTLLRLKELEAWKEIAERVGQVTIVAAPSELMSRLALPGAQR; from the coding sequence ATGCGCACCATCATGCTCACCGACACGCAGCGTGGCCTGCTCGTCCGCGCCGGCCGCGTCGCCGGCTGGCTCGAGCCCGGCCAGCACACGCTGTGGCGCGCGACGACCGACGTTCGCGTGCTCGACCTGAACCGCCTCGCGGAGCCGTGGACGCCCGAGCTCGCGCGCGTCGTGCCCCAGGGCGTCGCGGAGTCGATCGTCGTGCCCGAGCGTGCGATCGCGCTCGTGCGCGCCGACGGCCTGCCCGCGAAGGTGCTGGTGCCGGGGCGCTACCTGCTCTGGCAGCAGCGCGCGCAGGTGACCGCGGAGATCGTGAGCACGCTGCCGACGTTCGCGTCGGGTGTGCCCGAGGCGTTCGTGCCGCTGGTGCCGGCGTCGCTGCTCCGCACGATCGTCGTGCAGCCGTGGGAGCGCGCGCTGCTCGTGATCGACGGCGCGGCGGTGCGTCTGCTCGAGCCGGGCCGCCACCTCGTGTGGAGCGAGGGTCGCGTCGTGCAGGCACTGCCGGTCGATCTGCGCGAGCGTGAGACCCAGGTCGTCGGGCAGGAGGTCATGACCGCCGACAAGGTGACGATCCGCATCAACCTCGTCGCGAAGACGAAGGTGGTCGACGCGCAGCTCGCGTGCGCGGCGACGGTGGATCTGAGCGCGGCGCTCTACACCGAGGCGCAGCTCGCGGCGCGTCGTTTCGTCGCGGGCCACACCGTCGATCAGCTGCTCGAGCGTCGCGAGGACGCACGCCGCGTGATGCGCGAGTCGCTCGCGGAGCGCGCGCGCACCTGGGGCGTCGAGGTGCTCGAGCTCGACCTGAAGGACGTGGTCCTTCCGGGCGAGATGAAGAGCATCCTGAACCAGGTGATCGAGGCGGAGAAGCGCGCGGCGGCGAACGTCGTGCTCCGTCGCGAGGAGACGGCGGCGACGCGCAGCCTCGCGAACACCGCGAAGCTCCTCGAGCAGAACCCGACGCTGCTGCGCCTGAAGGAGCTCGAGGCGTGGAAGGAGATCGCGGAGCGCGTGGGCCAGGTGACGATCGTCGCCGCGCCGAGCGAGCTCATGAGCCGTCTCGCGCTGCCGGGCGCGCAGCGTTAG
- a CDS encoding STAS/SEC14 domain-containing protein, with product MIAIDDRDPSCVVVTWPARRVGAPELARFGDEVIARLRARGGAPVAVLVDVRRAAPLEPSAVARLRELDARVCEAGVITRRAIVVPSVIAARVLGVMIAAARPRVTTRAFVDLERARAWLAP from the coding sequence ATGATCGCGATCGACGATCGCGATCCGTCGTGTGTGGTGGTGACGTGGCCGGCGCGCCGGGTCGGCGCGCCGGAGCTCGCGCGGTTCGGGGACGAGGTGATCGCGCGGCTGCGCGCGCGAGGAGGCGCGCCGGTCGCGGTGCTGGTCGACGTGCGGCGCGCGGCGCCGCTCGAGCCTTCGGCGGTGGCGCGGCTGCGCGAGCTCGACGCGCGGGTGTGCGAAGCGGGCGTGATCACGCGGCGCGCGATCGTGGTGCCGAGCGTGATCGCGGCGCGTGTGCTCGGCGTGATGATCGCCGCGGCGCGGCCGCGGGTGACGACGCGCGCGTTCGTGGACCTCGAGCGGGCGCGCGCGTGGCTCGCGCCGTGA
- a CDS encoding HAD family hydrolase, with translation MTLAAVVFDLDGVLTRTARLHAAAWKSLFDGFLRAREGVGFQPFDIQRDYLAYVDGRARRDGVRTFLASRGITLPEGDASDPEGAPTVEGLAAQKDHWFRDAIARDGVEVDEHAVHLVRALRDRGITRGVASSSRNCIPVLERAGILELFDAIVDGNELERMRLASKPAPDMFLECLRRLGAFAPADAVVVEDATAGVAAGRAGGFGLVVGVDRGGNRDALRDHGAHWVVSSMAELTVARLEAQLAR, from the coding sequence ATGACGCTCGCCGCCGTGGTGTTCGATCTCGATGGCGTGCTCACGCGCACCGCGCGCCTCCACGCCGCCGCGTGGAAGTCGCTGTTCGACGGGTTCCTGCGCGCTCGCGAGGGTGTCGGGTTCCAGCCGTTCGACATCCAGCGCGACTACCTCGCGTACGTCGACGGTCGCGCGCGCCGCGACGGAGTGCGCACGTTCCTCGCGTCGCGCGGCATCACGCTGCCCGAGGGCGACGCGTCGGATCCCGAAGGCGCACCGACCGTCGAGGGCCTCGCGGCCCAGAAGGATCACTGGTTCCGCGACGCGATCGCGCGCGACGGAGTGGAGGTCGACGAGCACGCCGTGCACCTCGTGCGCGCGCTGCGCGATCGCGGCATCACGCGCGGCGTCGCGTCGTCGAGCCGCAACTGCATCCCGGTGCTCGAGCGCGCGGGGATCCTCGAGCTCTTCGACGCGATCGTCGACGGCAACGAGCTCGAGCGGATGCGCCTCGCGAGCAAGCCCGCGCCCGACATGTTCCTCGAGTGCCTGCGTCGCCTCGGCGCGTTCGCACCGGCCGACGCAGTGGTCGTCGAGGACGCGACCGCAGGCGTCGCCGCGGGACGCGCGGGCGGGTTCGGCCTCGTGGTCGGCGTCGATCGCGGCGGCAACCGCGACGCGCTGCGCGATCACGGCGCGCACTGGGTCGTCAGCTCGATGGCCGAGCTCACCGTCGCGCGCCTCGAGGCCCAGCTCGCGAGATGA